TTTTTTTTAATTTATTTTCTAGTTCTTTTTGTTGATTTTCTAAATGAAAAATTCGATTTTCTAATTTTTTTACTTCATTTTTTTTAGTATCTAAATATTTTTCTAATATTATTGATTCATTTTTTAAAATTTGTAATTTATTTTTTAATTCTTTTTCCAATTTTTGAACTTTTGAATTATATTCATTTTTCGTATTTTTTAATTCTAGTAATTGATTGTTGATATCAATATTTTTATTTTGATCATCTTTTTCATATGAATTCAATGTCTTTTCCAACATAGTTATTTCATTATTTAATTTATTATTAATTTCTCTTTTTTCTCTACTTATTTCGATTTTATCTTTTTCTTGTTTTTCTTTTTCTGAATTTAAAAAATTAAATTCTTTTTCTTTTAATTCTAAATTGTTTTTTTGTTTATTAAAGTCATTATTTATTTTAAATAATTCATTTTTAAGAGAATCGAATTGTTTTTCTATTTCACTTATTTCATCGTTTCTTGCTTTTATTTCTTCATTTTCAATTTTTTCTTGAATTTTTTTATTTGTAAAAATTTTATAGTCGGAATTTATTAAGACCTCAACTTTATCTTCAAAATCTTTTGCAGAAAAAAGAAAAAGGTTTTTGATTTTTTCAATTTCACCTTTTGTTCTTTCAATATAAGAAAAAATTCAATAATCATGTTGTTTACTGTCTTGTTCTAATAAGTTTAACAAATTAAGATTTTTACTATTTTTATCAACAAGAAACACAAAATTTGATATCTCATTTTGGTTTCCTTTATCAAAATGCAAATTGACATTGCCTATAAATTCTTCTCATTCTTTTATTTTTAGTTTATTACTAAAATTTTCATCTTTTCAATTTATTAATTTTTTTATTTTGTTAAAAGTTTCAATAAAAAAGAGAGAATGATGTTGTTCTACTTGTTTATCTTCTCAATCAAATTTCACATTTTGAATAATATTAGGTTTTTTACTTTTATTAACATTTATAAATTCAATTCTAGATATTTGAAAAAAATAATCTATCTCTTCGTTTTCATCATTGCTGTTTATATGTAAATCAAAAAATATAGCTGCACCATTGGTTTTTCAATTTTCAATTTTTTTTTCATTTGAAAAACCAACTAAAACTCACCCAGTGTGTATACTATTGGCATTTTTGTCATTTTTATAATTTTCTAAATACTTTCGTAAAAAATTTTTAAAATCTATAGAACGAAAATCTAAATTTAAAATGTCAAAGTTATCTAATTTTTCAAAATCATTTAAAAAACTCAAAAGATTCAATGTATCGTTTTTATTTAAATAAATATTTTTAAAAATTTGTGTTTTGTTTATTAAATTAATTAATGAAAATTGTGAATTATTTTTTAAATCATAAAGTCCAATAGCTCTTTTTTCTATAGGTTTTAAAATAAATTTTGCGTTTCAAAAATTTGGTTTTAATTTAAAAAGAAGTTCTTTTTCTTTTGTGTGCGCTGTATTTTGTTCATTTATTAAATCATTTTCTTTTGATATATACATAATATTAACCTTTTTAAAATAAAAATATTTTTTGTTTTAAATTTTACTATATAAATTAAAATATTTATAATAAATGAAATAATATTGCAAAAAATTAATAAAAAGACAAAAATAATCCTTTTTAACAAATTTAACTTTTTAAAATTATATTTAAAATACTATAACAATACAAAACATAACAAATAATTTTTTAATATATCAAAAGAAATATTTTTTTTCAAAAAAAAATAAGATAATTTAAAAATGTCATCAATAAAAATGGAACAAAAAAAATATATCAATCAAATAGATAAACAATTTGCAACATATCAAAAATTAGGTTTATTTAAAGAAAAACAACATTTTATTTTAAATTTTTGAGCTCCTTTAGCAATAAAGGTTCAGCTAATTATTTATAACAAAATAGAAGCTGATAAAATAATTAAAAAAATGTTTTTTAAAAGAAAAAATAAAATTTGACAGATAAAAATACCTTTTGAATTTAAAGATCATTTTTATCATATAAAAATTTATAATTTAAATGATAAAAATAAAATAGTTTTAGATCCTTATGCAAAATCATTATCAACATTTGATTGAAATGGTGAAACAAATAATATTCCAAAAGCAGCAATCTTTGATTGAGAAAAACTGTTTTTAAATAAAACAAAAAATAAACTAAAAATTAACACTAACGAAAATTTAATAATCTATGAATTAAACATTAGGGACTTTAGTTCATTAATGAACAATAAAAATTGTGGCACAAGAAAAGGAACATTTAAATGTGCACAAAATTTAAATGTTTTTAAATATTTAAAAAAGTTAAATGTTAATTATTTACAATTATTACCCATTCATGCAATATATACATTAAACGATAAAAATTTAAATATTCTAAATAAAAATGAAGGAAATAAATTTATAACAAACTACAATTGAGGATATGACCCTATGAATTATTTTTCACTAGCTGGTTGATATTTTACAGATCCTAGTGATGTTTCAAATAGAATAAAAGAGTTTAAAGAATTTGTAGATGAAGCACACAAAAATAATATTGGCGTTATCATGGATGTTGTTTTTAACCATTTAATGACTAACAAAATATTAGAAGATATTTTACCAAATTATTATTTTAGAAATAATTCAAAAATTGTACCAGTGAGTGAACCAGCGCTCAACACTGAAGCTAAAATGGTGAGAAAACTAATTTTCGATTCTTTAATATATTTTGCTAAATATTTTAATATTGATGGTTTTAGATTTGACTTATCTACTTTTATTGACAAAACAACTCTTGATTTAATATGCAAAAAATTAAAAAAAATAAACCCAAATATTGTGCTACATGGCGAAGCATGACAATTTAGTGACTTAGATTATAAAAATAGCTATACCAAAGGAATAACAGTAAATAATTATAATTTTGCATATTTTAATGACACAATAAGAAATGCTATTAAAGGTAATGATTCATTAGAACTTGCATCTAATGATTATGGACTTATTCAAGGTAATTTAAATTACTTAAATGATTATTTAGTTTCTATTGTTGGAAATACAAAAAAAGTTAAAACTAATTTAAAATTTAAAAATAAAAAAATTAGTTATGAAGTTTTTGCTAAAGATCCAAACATGTCACTACAATATAGTGCATGTCATGATGGTTTTACCTTGTGAGATAAATTAGTTACAACTACTGATTTACCTTTTAGAGAAACTTTAAAACTTTATAGACAAGCATTAATTATGCAATTCAGTGTTCAAGGTAAACAGTTAATTTTAGCTGGAACAGAACTTTGCCAAACTAAGCCGACAGATTTTAGTGGTCAAGATTCTGAAAAATCACTAAAAATAATAAATAGTCAAAATTCTATTTTTGATTTTGAAAATTTATGAGTTAATTCTAATAGTTATAAAACAACTGATTATACAAATGGAATAAAATGAAATAATTTAAACAATCTTTTTATCAAAAAATTTGTTTTTAGTTTTACATCTAAGCTTTTAAAAGCTTACAAAAATTCTATTTTTTTTAATTTAAATATTAAAAATAAAAAAATTATTTTTCATACAATTAAAAAAGATTTTATTTATTATGAAATACAGGTTACAAAAGATTCACTATTTGTAATGCATAATTTTAGTCAAAACAAAAAAATACTAAAAAATATTAAATTTAACAAAATTTTATTTAACTCAGATTTTGATAATATTATTCAAAATGAATTTGTTATAAGTGCAAAAAGTTCAATAATTTTTAAATAAAAACCCACTTTTTCAAGTGAGTTTTTGTTTAAAAATTTTATTAGTAAACTAATCCATCCATAAAGCTTGCTGAGCTAATTACTAAATCGATAGTAGCAAATAAAACTGCAACAAATGGTGAACTTCAAGAAGTGGCTGCAGCAGATGCTGATAAAATAGTTCCAACTGATTTTACTGCTCTATATACTGCAATCATTTTAGGAATTACAATCATAGATCTTGAAACAGCTTTTATTGCTGCTGCACCTTGTCCACTCAATTGAGAAAATGAAATCTTTTTAATTTGATCTCAATCTTTCATGTTAACTAAAGTGCTGTATTGTTTTCTTACAAGCCCACCTTGAATGTATAATGTTGTTGCTTGAATAGCTGAACCTATAGCACTTCATGTAGTTGAACCTGCAGTAAAGAATGCAGCTACCCCATAACCAACAGCCATAGCAGAAGCAAGACCCGCGAAAATAAATGCTCTCTCACTAATTGTTCAAAGTTCATTTGCAAAATCTTCAATAGTTTTTTCGCTTGCTTTAATTCCCTCTATAGTTTTATCAGTTCATATTTGATAAGGAGTATATTTTATAAATTGTTTAACTGTGTAATAAACATCTCTAAATGAAACTTCAGATTTACTAATGTAGTCCATCAATCCTTTTTCATCAGCTTTTAAAATCAAGTCATTGATGGCATCTTTATGCTCTAAAACAAAATTTTCCATAACTGATATAAATGTTTTAGATGCTACTCTAAAGACAGGCACTAAACTTTCTGCTTCTAAAATAACCGCTTTACTTTTAATATCATCAACAAATCTAAATTTATCTAAAATTTCAGTAGCTACTTTTTTAACATCCAATTCTTTATTTTTAATTTCAAAAATTAAATTTTCTGCGCTTTGTTCACGAAGAATTACATTTAGAATGTGTTTTTGATTATTAATTCTATCTAAATGTTCTTTGATGATCATTGAAGATCTATTTTCTAAAATAATATGTTTAGCAAAACTATAATCTATGTATGCATCTTTAAGAATTGTCAATTTCGCATCATTAAATAAATGGATTGCAGTTAAGTTTGTAGATGTGTTGAATCCAATGTTACCATTAAATTCAAAGTCATTATAAGCAGAAATTAAACTATCTTTTTTAGTATCATTGTTCATTATTTTCCCACCTAGAATCTTTAAAATTCCATAAGATTCAATCAAGGAACCGATATCTTCAGCTAAATTATTAGCAATTAAACCATCTCTAAAAATAAAAGTCCCGCTTTGGTAATTGTTGACAATTGCAGCTTTTCTAGCATGGTTATTAAGGAACTGAGAACCATTAATTTCAATTTTTCCATTATTTCTAAAAACTGAAAAATCAGAATTAGTTGATTTTGCATTTAAGAAACTCACACCTTTTCCAGCATAGAATTCACCACCTGAGTTTACTGAAATTAAAGCTGCACTAGCAAGATCAATACTTAACCCATTAAAAGTAATACTTTGATTTTTTGGATTATCAAGTTCTACAGTTAGTGCTCCACCCTTTGAAATTTCAAACATGTCATAGGACATAGCATCATATTTTCTAGTAATATTAATTTTTTTATGACTAGAAAATTTAATTTTTTTTCTAATTGTAATTTTTTTCTCTAACTCAACATTATCATTTAAATAAATTGTGTCATTATTCTGTGCAGCTTCAATTGCCTTTTCTAAAGTTGCAAATTTTTGAACATTATTATCTTTAATGATAAAAATACCATTATTAATATTTTCATTTAAAATTGTAGTTCTATTTGTGTTGTTGTCATTATTTCAAAATGCAGAATAATCAAAAAAATCAAAATTTTTTGTTTCATTTAAAATATTTTCAACTTTTGGAGCTTTTCCTCCAGGTTTATAAAGAACATTTAAAAGTTCATTATCAACTAAAAAACTAGTGATTTGCTTTTTGAATAAAAAATCTGATGTTATATAACCTTTATCATATTTTTCTCGTTGATTAATAATATGTTTTTGAAGCATATTTCTAATTTTAGATATATCATATCACTTTAAAACTTCTGGATAAGGATTTGCTAATTTTCGACCAATTAAGCCATTTGGGTGCCCTTGATGATATGAAATAGATATATTTGGTTTACCACCTTTTAAAACCTCAGAATAAGCAATTTCAAAAACATGTTCAATATCAGCACCATGTAAATAGTAAAGTAACTCATTAAATTTATTATTAGCATTTCTGTCTGATTCATATCAATCATGAGTGTCAATTTTTCAATTTCTAGGTTTTAATTGAAGAATTTTAGAAAAAATTAATTTTGATGTTGCACCAAAACCATCAAATCAACTTCCAATATAATTTTCCACCCATTCTTCTTGGTCAACTACTTTATTTTCTTTCATTGCTGCAGTAAAATCTTTATTTAATTTTTCTCTAAAATCTTTAAATAAATTTAAATCAGGTCAAATTTTATATGTATTGTCATATTGATTTCCTAAAACAGCAATTTGCCCATCATCATAAAAATTTTTAAAAACAAAATAATCAAATATTCTTTCTTTTCAAAAATGGAAATCATTCAAAAGAACTAAATTTTTTGGTTTTAAATTTCCATTATTTATTATATCAACAAGAATTCTAATTTTACCTTGTTCACCTCATTTTTCATTCATTGTGTTTAAATTATCTAAAATTTTAATAGTTGCATCATCTCTTAGAACTATTGCATCTATGTCTTTGCTAGGTACTAAATATGCATTTTTTTCCAAGAAAAGCATAGAATTGTCTCTCATTTCAAAAAGTTGTTTATTGTAACCTAAATTTTTTCTAAAAATTCCATCACTTAAATAAATTTGAGAATCATTTTTAGAAATTATCAAGGAAGTTGTAAAACTTTTATTAAAATCAATAAGACCACCACTTATTTTTAATATTCCTTCATTTTCAAATATTCCTGCTTCCCCCATAGTAGCGTTATTAAAAATAATACCACTTTTGAGCTCGAAAGTAGAATGGTCATAATTTTTAATAATTGTAGGACCACTAGAAACATTATGCTCAATATTTGAACCGTCAATAATGATTTCACCTTTATTTTCAAAAACAGCAGGACCACCATTTAATGTTTTGGCATTATAAAAATTAATTCCTTTTTTAGCAACTAACTTAGCATTTCTTTCAACAGAAATTAAAGGCGCTCTACCTTTTAGATTAACACCCAAACCATTTAAAGAAATAGCTTCTTTTTCTGGATCATTAACTTCAAAAGTTAATGTTGCTGAACCTTTTACTGTAAACATAGAAATTGCTTCATCTTCAATATTTCTAACAATGTGTACTTTGTCTTTTGAAGAAATTGTAACATTTTTATTTATTAAAATTGATTGATGAATTTTTACATTTTGATTTAAATAAATTGTTTCATTAGATTGTGCAAAATCTATTATTTGCTGAAAATCTTGAAAACCTACAACACCAAAACTTCTTTCAACATAAAAATTAGGTTTGGTCTTATCAAATCTTGAATTATCATCAAAATTGCCTTTTTTTCCACTTAAATTAAAAGTTGGTAACCATTCATAAGATCCTGGAAAATTATCAGTTGTTGTATCACTTGTTGTTACTGAACTTAAATTCATTGTGTTTCTAAAATTCGTAGAATGTTTGATATCATTAGAATTATTTCATGTTTTATTCTCAACTTTTGTTGAATTGGTTGCATAAGCAAGTCCCACAACACTAGTTGCTGCTGTTAATAAAATTGCAGAATTTATCAAAACATTTTTTTTATTTTTTTTCATTTTATTTTTTCCTCCTTTATTGCTTTTTTGTGTTTCAACAACATTATAAACTAAATTTAAACAAAGTTGAAAATAAAAAAAATACTCTTATTTTTAATAATAAAAAAATCATCTATAATTAAGGTTTTTAAGAAAAAAAAATTTTTTTGTTTTTTCTAGAATTTCAAAAAAATCAATCTAAAAACACTGTGCTAAATTCATTCGCGCAGTGTTTTAAAACTTTAAAAGCATATTTTTATATATTATTTAACAAATTATAAATAACATACTATTTGATTTTTATTTTACTTTTGTATGAATATGTGTAGAAACTTATTTTTTTTATTTTTTAAACAAAATTTTTTGTCTTTTTTTATAAAAAAACCATAATTTTTTAAAGCAATTAATGATAATATAGCTGCTATAAATCAAATAAAAAATAAAACTCATCCATATTTATAATTTGGCCCTAATAATTGAATTTGCTTTCTAGAATTATTAATTTTTATTATTTTTTTTTGATTTTGAGGTTGAAAAGACAATAAAATAGCTGCTAAAATTATGCATAAAATAATTATAAAAAGTAATATTTTTAAATAAATGTTTCCGCTATTTTTTTTATAGTGAAAATTATATATTCAATAAAGAGAAATTGCAATAATACTTATTCAAAGTATAGAAAATAAAATTGAAAAAATAATAAATATGTTTTTTTGAGCATAATTTTGTGTTAATTTAATATTTTCAATGTTTCAAAAAGTTGATTCTCTTTGTAAATAATCATAAAATGTTTGATAAAATAAGTAGAAAAAAATAGGGCTTAAAATAGTAGATATTAAAAAATAAATAATTCCTATTTTTCTTCATAAATAAATTTTAAAAAAATTCATTAATTAATTCTCTCTTCAGTTTTTGCATCAAAAATGTGAATTCTTGAGTTATCAAAACTAATATAAATATTTGTATATAATTCAAAATCTTTGTTATTCAAAACAGTTGCAACTATTTCAATTGAATCATTAATTTTTACTACAATTGATAATTCTTTTCCTAATGATTCTATGTTATAAATAACACCTTTGATAGAATTTTCTACTTTTTGTTTATTTAAAATAACATCTTCTGATCGATAAGCAATAATAATTTTTTGATTTTCAATAATTTTTAAATTAGGGCTTATAGATTGGCTTCAATCAAAATCTTCTGCAAAAAAACTATTATTTTTAAAATGTCCATTAATTAAATTAATTGTTGGCATACCAATAAACTTAGCAACAAAAACATTCTTAGGTTTAAAATATAATTCTTTACTTGTTCCATTTTGTTGAATTTTTCCATCATTCATTACGACAATTTGATCACCCATTGTCATTGCTTCTAATTGATCATGTGTTACATAAATTGATGTTGTATTAAGCATTCTATGAATTTGGACAATTTCACGACGCATTGATTCACGTAATTTCGCATCTAAATTACTTAATGGTTCATCCATTAAAAAAATAGATGGTTTTCTAACAATCGCCCTTCCAATAGCTACCCTTTGTCTTTGCCCACCTGACAAATCTTTTGGTTTGTTATACAAATGATTTTCAATTTTTAAAATTTTTGCAACATCTTTTACTCTTCTATCAATAATATCTTTCCTTTCTTTAAACATTTTAAGGCCAAAACTCATATTATCATAAACATTCATATGAGGATATAATGCATAAGACTGGAAAACCATAGCAATATTTCGTTCAGAAGGTGAAAGATTATTGATTCTTTTGTTATCAAACAGCAAATCTCCTTGTGTTATTGAATTAAGACCTGCAATCATTCTTAAAAGTGTAGTTTTACCACAACCACTAGGACCTAGAAAAATACAAAATTTTCCTGGTTCAATAGTTAAATTTATATCTTTTAATGTTCATTTATCGTTATTTTCATATTTTTTTGATAAATTTATTAATTCTATTTTACTACCTTGACTAGTGGTTTGGATTTCTCCGATTTGATTTATAAATTTTTCTAATTCTGAATCAATATTTTTAATATCATCAATATTTTTATTCATATTTATTATCCTTTCACAGCTCCATCACTTAAATTACCAACAATATGTTTTTGTGATATAAAAAATAAAATAAATGGTGGGATAGCTGCTAATAAAGCTCCAGCTGAATATGCACCAACATTTACATGCTTTGGTTCAGCGTTTATAAATGTATCTAATCCAACAGCTAGTGTTGTGTAATGCCTTTCAACAATTGTAAATTTAGGTAAAATCACATCACCAAAAGGAATTAAAAATGTTCAAAGCGCAATAATTGAAAGCATTGGTTTTGAAATTGGGAGTAATATTTTTGTAAATAATTTTCAATTTCCACAGCCATCAATTTTTGCTGAATCATCTAACTCCCTTGAAATTGAATCTAAATAATTTTTAAAAATAAAAGTATTTCCAGCAATAGCTCCACCAGAATAAATAAAAACTAACATAATTCTAGAATCAAGTTTTAACTCTTTACCTAAAGTAACTATTATATAAAGTGAAATTAATGATGCTGTTGCTGGTATCATTTGCAAAAGCATAATAATAGATAAAGAATGTTTAGAACCCTTAAATTTAAAGCGAGAATATGCATAACCATTTAATGCTACAAAAATTACAGTTAAAAACATTGTTGCAAATGAAATTAATAATGTATTTAAATACCAATTTAAATACAAACTTCTAGGATTTGTAAATAAATAACTAAAATTATCTAGACCAAACTGAAAAGTTTTAGGTGACAAAGAAATATAACGGGGGTTAAAAATATTAAAAGATGCAATAATCATTGTCACAACAGGGAAAATAATAACCATTACTCAGATAATTAAAATAAAATAATTAAAAAATAAGTAAATAATTTCAGTTGCATTTAAAGGTTTCGCATCTAAAAGATGAATTTTTGTTTTGTTATTTTTAAACTTTTCAACATTTATTTTTTTAGTATTAATTAAACTTTTGTATTTTTTCATTAGTTATTCCCTTTTTTAATATTTTTAGCAAAACCATAAGCAGCAAAACCAACAGAAATAGATGATGAAAGTATTACTAAAGCAGAAGCAAAAGCTGTATTTCCATCAATTTGCACTGTTCCTTGGGTTAATTTAAAAATTCATGAAATCATAATATCAGTTCCAGCTTCTAAAAATACAGTTGGTTGACTATAAGCTGGACCACCACCTGAAAATAAACTAATAATTGTAAAATTATTAAACATAAAAATAAATTGACCAATTAAAAGTGGCATTAATGAGTTTAATAAAATAGGTAATGTAATTTGACTGAATTGACGCTTTTTATTAGCTCCATCAATTGAAGCAGCTTCATAGACATCTTTTGAAATAGATTGTAAATTACCTGTGATCAAAAGAAAAATATATGAATGACCTAGCCAAGTTTGAATAACTATTAATAAAAACCTTGTAGTGTGAATATTTGAAAAATAATTAATCCCATTTTTAATAATGCCTAAATTAATTAAAATATTGTTTACTAATGAATCATTATCAGCTTGGAAAATTGACTTTAAGAAAATAATTGTAACAAAGGCTGGAATAGCTCACGGAATAATATAAATCAAACGGAAAAACTTTTTAAATTTAATATGTTGGTTGTTTACCAATAAAGCAAAAATAACTCCTACTATAATGACTAAAAAACCTGCACTAAATGTTCAAATAAAAGTTCATGTCATTACTCTGAATAAAGATAAAACTAAACCATTATTTCTAAAAATTCATCATTTCCCATATTGACTAAAACCTACTCAATCAACTGTTTTGCCAGGAGGCTCATGTTGAAAACCAGTATTAGATAAAGAAAGTAAAAATGATGTTAATAAAGGTGTAATAACAATAAATGCAATTAAA
This Mesomycoplasma neurolyticum DNA region includes the following protein-coding sequences:
- a CDS encoding ABC transporter ATP-binding protein, coding for MNKNIDDIKNIDSELEKFINQIGEIQTTSQGSKIELINLSKKYENNDKWTLKDINLTIEPGKFCIFLGPSGCGKTTLLRMIAGLNSITQGDLLFDNKRINNLSPSERNIAMVFQSYALYPHMNVYDNMSFGLKMFKERKDIIDRRVKDVAKILKIENHLYNKPKDLSGGQRQRVAIGRAIVRKPSIFLMDEPLSNLDAKLRESMRREIVQIHRMLNTTSIYVTHDQLEAMTMGDQIVVMNDGKIQQNGTSKELYFKPKNVFVAKFIGMPTINLINGHFKNNSFFAEDFDWSQSISPNLKIIENQKIIIAYRSEDVILNKQKVENSIKGVIYNIESLGKELSIVVKINDSIEIVATVLNNKDFELYTNIYISFDNSRIHIFDAKTEERIN
- a CDS encoding sugar ABC transporter permease, yielding MKKYKSLINTKKINVEKFKNNKTKIHLLDAKPLNATEIIYLFFNYFILIIWVMVIIFPVVTMIIASFNIFNPRYISLSPKTFQFGLDNFSYLFTNPRSLYLNWYLNTLLISFATMFLTVIFVALNGYAYSRFKFKGSKHSLSIIMLLQMIPATASLISLYIIVTLGKELKLDSRIMLVFIYSGGAIAGNTFIFKNYLDSISRELDDSAKIDGCGNWKLFTKILLPISKPMLSIIALWTFLIPFGDVILPKFTIVERHYTTLAVGLDTFINAEPKHVNVGAYSAGALLAAIPPFILFFISQKHIVGNLSDGAVKG
- a CDS encoding alpha-amylase family glycosyl hydrolase; this translates as MSSIKMEQKKYINQIDKQFATYQKLGLFKEKQHFILNFWAPLAIKVQLIIYNKIEADKIIKKMFFKRKNKIWQIKIPFEFKDHFYHIKIYNLNDKNKIVLDPYAKSLSTFDWNGETNNIPKAAIFDWEKLFLNKTKNKLKINTNENLIIYELNIRDFSSLMNNKNCGTRKGTFKCAQNLNVFKYLKKLNVNYLQLLPIHAIYTLNDKNLNILNKNEGNKFITNYNWGYDPMNYFSLAGWYFTDPSDVSNRIKEFKEFVDEAHKNNIGVIMDVVFNHLMTNKILEDILPNYYFRNNSKIVPVSEPALNTEAKMVRKLIFDSLIYFAKYFNIDGFRFDLSTFIDKTTLDLICKKLKKINPNIVLHGEAWQFSDLDYKNSYTKGITVNNYNFAYFNDTIRNAIKGNDSLELASNDYGLIQGNLNYLNDYLVSIVGNTKKVKTNLKFKNKKISYEVFAKDPNMSLQYSACHDGFTLWDKLVTTTDLPFRETLKLYRQALIMQFSVQGKQLILAGTELCQTKPTDFSGQDSEKSLKIINSQNSIFDFENLWVNSNSYKTTDYTNGIKWNNLNNLFIKKFVFSFTSKLLKAYKNSIFFNLNIKNKKIIFHTIKKDFIYYEIQVTKDSLFVMHNFSQNKKILKNIKFNKILFNSDFDNIIQNEFVISAKSSIIFK